A single genomic interval of Ramlibacter sp. harbors:
- a CDS encoding efflux RND transporter periplasmic adaptor subunit — translation MASKPIYLAVAVVGIAVASGAAWWVQHRPAAGHEGQGPAASAGSAGSGAGAKPPAVEVARVEVMKLTDDAQAVGSLRSRQSVVLRPEVSGRITQINFRDGERVRKGQLLVQLDDQLPLAQVQQSQAELSIAQANHKRNQELVAQNFISQRSVDESSANLEVAQAKLALSRATAARLRIVAPFDGIAGIRSVNIGDYLKDGADIVNIEDMEALYVDFRLPERYQTKARRGQQAVVAVDALPGRKFSAVVQAIDPLVDANGRSVGLRGCIDNRQLQLRPGMFARVTSVFGQRENALVVPEEAIVPQGGRQFVFRLVDGPDRDSKLAQRVEVKVGIRQPGRVEIVQGLEPGDLVVTAGQQRVQKDGMAVRVVEVNKPGNGAGPGAPKAGAGTVAPPAAVPPGAGAPPVASASAAAPVAKGGAAAPPRLQGPNPCLAGLSGGAGAPAGAGAARKAAS, via the coding sequence ATGGCGTCAAAACCTATTTACCTTGCGGTTGCCGTCGTTGGCATTGCCGTGGCTTCCGGTGCAGCCTGGTGGGTCCAGCACCGGCCCGCGGCGGGGCATGAGGGCCAGGGGCCGGCAGCCTCTGCGGGCTCGGCCGGCAGCGGGGCGGGCGCCAAACCCCCGGCCGTGGAGGTGGCCCGCGTCGAAGTGATGAAGCTCACCGACGATGCCCAGGCCGTGGGCAGCCTGCGCTCGCGCCAGAGCGTGGTGCTGCGGCCCGAGGTCAGCGGACGCATCACCCAGATCAATTTCCGCGACGGTGAGCGGGTCCGCAAGGGCCAGCTGCTGGTGCAGCTGGATGACCAGTTGCCGCTGGCCCAGGTGCAGCAGAGCCAGGCCGAGCTGTCGATCGCGCAGGCCAACCACAAGCGCAACCAGGAGCTGGTGGCCCAGAACTTCATCAGCCAGCGGTCGGTGGACGAAAGCTCGGCCAACCTCGAAGTGGCCCAGGCCAAGCTGGCGCTGTCGCGCGCCACGGCGGCGCGGCTGCGCATCGTCGCGCCGTTCGACGGCATTGCCGGCATCCGCAGCGTGAACATCGGCGACTACCTCAAGGACGGCGCCGACATCGTCAACATCGAGGACATGGAGGCGCTGTATGTGGACTTCCGGCTGCCCGAGCGCTACCAGACCAAGGCGCGCCGTGGCCAGCAGGCGGTGGTCGCAGTGGACGCGCTGCCGGGGCGCAAATTCAGCGCGGTGGTGCAGGCGATCGACCCGCTGGTCGACGCCAACGGCCGCTCGGTCGGCCTGCGCGGCTGCATCGACAACCGGCAACTTCAGCTGCGACCGGGCATGTTTGCCCGCGTGACCAGCGTGTTCGGCCAACGCGAGAACGCGCTGGTGGTGCCCGAGGAGGCCATCGTGCCGCAGGGTGGACGGCAATTCGTGTTCCGGCTGGTCGATGGGCCCGACCGCGACAGCAAGCTGGCCCAGCGGGTCGAGGTCAAGGTGGGCATCCGCCAGCCGGGCCGGGTGGAAATCGTGCAGGGTCTGGAGCCCGGCGACCTGGTGGTCACCGCGGGCCAGCAGCGGGTGCAGAAAGACGGCATGGCGGTGCGGGTGGTTGAAGTCAACAAGCCCGGCAATGGTGCGGGCCCCGGCGCCCCCAAAGCGGGGGCAGGTACCGTCGCGCCCCCCGCCGCAGTACCACCAGGTGCCGGTGCACCACCAGTCGCCTCGGCCAGCGCCGCCGCGCCGGTCGCCAAGGGGGGGGCCGCTGCACCGCCGCGGCTGCAGGGTCCCAATCCCTGTCTGGCCGGGCTTTCGGGCGGGGCGGGCGCGCCAGCGGGCGCTGGCGCCGCGCGCAAGGCCGCTTCCTGA
- the rnhA gene encoding ribonuclease HI produces MNSIDIYTDGACKGNPGPGGWGVLLTSGDTVKELFGGELGTTNNRMELTAVIEALAALKRPCAVTLHVDSQYVLKGITEWLPGWKAKGWRTAAKQPVKNVDLWQRLDALVAGGGHQIDWRWVRGHNGDPGNERADALANRGVEQALGRA; encoded by the coding sequence TTGAACTCCATTGATATCTACACCGACGGCGCCTGCAAGGGCAATCCGGGGCCCGGCGGCTGGGGTGTGCTGCTGACCTCGGGCGACACCGTCAAGGAGCTGTTTGGCGGCGAGCTGGGCACCACCAACAACCGCATGGAGCTCACCGCGGTGATCGAGGCGCTGGCGGCCCTGAAGCGGCCCTGCGCCGTGACGCTGCATGTGGACAGTCAGTACGTGCTCAAGGGCATCACCGAATGGCTGCCCGGCTGGAAGGCCAAGGGCTGGCGCACGGCGGCCAAGCAGCCCGTTAAGAACGTGGACCTGTGGCAACGCCTGGATGCGCTGGTGGCAGGCGGTGGCCACCAGATCGACTGGCGTTGGGTGCGCGGGCACAACGGGGACCCGGGCAATGAGCGCGCCGACGCGCTGGCCAACCGCGGCGTTGAGCAGGCGCTGGGCCGGGCCTGA